The following are from one region of the Magallana gigas chromosome 6, xbMagGiga1.1, whole genome shotgun sequence genome:
- the LOC117690350 gene encoding uncharacterized protein, which translates to MIKACYQSTERQNKMMLWALAYGAVNRIPTTHLSDSCVNAADIPLQKFLPMEEDITEIKKRMEIFVARIIQKNMPYFHSCTVVSHIRHSFWRESSKKSKVINLGVCLENPSTTTGTIKIMEQLHEYVPRQGDDLFQLVCFGDGLFCERHNDAHMARSNGESRLSKLQGLQPQVQEFHKRMLHMQDVGETFNHAADFMKFVTYGYVLLATMDLCGMESLGDPPSNAPQDGDDDTFLKDVAGRVVQLIWHDPRVNKILASDEEKENNYTYCLCKTDLGDDVPMVFCSGIHCPGNHWFHLQCLNMEEDDIPDEFYCSDDCRKRTVYKYCSCHVDMGDYEPMVGCDNQQCKTEWFHLKCVGLKDAPAGKWFCSKDCKIASSKKKKLKSEPKEDGVYNYVTGLMFVGLMDLVRHDAVRENDGQAMMSHWKLDMILFHNNHHPKYVLLGHRLLAGVSGWLPERLAMDSMWNRTVNLAGGPGRNLECDIVNEFLNKEFKESLKDAGGNLTEETVHRHSQMAGSLGRVIDKVYAESVEAPLSEFIRKGNTNFTRDLELFVKLLLPEHLFRHSPGRHFKSYQDFSFSIEAKHPEKLKKKLCQLSKRLDKIRRCTD; encoded by the exons ATGATAAAAGCATGCTATCAGAGTACAGAGCGACAAAATAAGATGATGCTCTGGGCTTTGGCATATGGAGCTGTAAACAGAATCCCAACCACTCACTTGTCAGACAGTTGTGTGAACGCAGCTGATATACCTCTCCAGAAGTTTTTGCCAATGGAAGAAGACATCACAGAAATCAAAAAGCGCATGGAGATTTTTGTTGCCCGGATTATACAAAAGAACATGCCTTACTTCCATAGCTGCACTGTAGTGTCTCACATTAGACACAGTTTCTGGAGGGAGTCAAGCAAGAAGAGTAAAGTT aTCAATCTGGGAGTATGTCTAGAAAACCCCTCAACTACAACTGGGACCATTAAGATCATGGAACAACTCCATGAATATGTTCCACGACAGGGAGATGACCTCTTCCAACTGGTATGCTTTGGAGATGGTTTATTTTGTGAGAGACACAATGATGCTCACATGGCACGATCAAACGGAGAATCTAGGCTTTCAAAACTACAGGGCTTACAACCTCAGGTGCAGGAATTTCATAAGAGGATGCTACATATGCAG GATGTTGGGGAAACCTTTAACCATGCAGCAGACTTCATGAAATTTGTAACTTATGGCTATGTCCTCCTGGCAACAATGGATTTGTGTGGAATGGAAAGTTTAGGAGACCCTCCTAGCAATGCACCGCAAGATGGAGATGATGATACTTTCTTAAAAGATGTAGCCGGAAGAGTTGTTCAGCTCATATGGCACGATCCCAGGGTTAACAAAATCCTTGCCAGTGATGAAGAGAAGGAAAACAATTACACTTATTGCCTATGCAAAACTG ATCTTGGAGATGATGTACCAATGGTCTTCTGCTCAGGTATTCATTGCCCAGGTAATCATTGGTTCCATTTGCAATGCTTAAATATGGAAGAAGATGATATTCCAGATGAGTTCTACTGTTCAGATGACTGCAGGAAGCGCACCGTATATAAATACTGCAGCTGCCATGTAGATATGGGGGATTATGAACCAATGGTGGGCTGTGACAATCAGCAATGCAAGACTGAATGGTTTCATCTAAAATGCGTAGGACTGAAAGATGCCCCAG CTGGGAAATGGTTCTGTAGTAAGGACTGTAAGATAGCAAGTTCTAAGAAGAAGAAACTGAAATCTGAGCCAAAGGAGGATGGTGTTTACAATTATGTAACAGGACTTATGTTTGTTGGGCTAATGGACCTTGTTCGCCATGATGCTGTACGGGAAAATGATGGACAGGCCATGATGTCACATTGGAAACTGGACATGATCCTTTTCCACAACAATCATCATCCCAAGTATGTTCTACTTGGACACAGACTGTTAGCAG GGGTGTCGGGCTGGCTGCCAGAGCGTCTTGCCATGGACAGTATGTGGAATAGAACAGTGAATCTGGCTGGTGGTCCTGGCAGAAATTTGGAATGTGACATCGTGAATGAATTCTTGAACAAAGAGTTTAAAG aatccCTGAAGGATGCTGGTGGTAACTTGACTGAAGAGACAGTTCACAGGCATAGCCAAATGGCTGGAAGTTTGGGCCGAGTTATTGACAAAGTTTATGCAGAGTCTGTTGAGGCACCTCTCTCAGAGTTCATCAGGAAGGGCAATACCAATTTTACAAGGGATTTGGAGCTCTTCGTCAAATTACTTCTACCAGAGCACCTCTTCAGACACAGTCCAGGAAGACACTTTAAGAGTTATCAAGACTTCTCCTTCTCCATTGAAGCTAAACACCCAGAGAAGTTAAAGAAGAAACTCTGCCAACTATCTAAGAGACTTGACAAGATCAGAAGATGCACTGATTAA